The DNA window GCTGATCAAATTAAATGTATAAATTTAAAAAATGATAGTATCATAAAAAAAATAATCAAACAAATTACACCAAAAGAATATGAGTTAATGATTCAATTCGGAAATAAAAATTTATCTTCGGGAAGAGATTTGAGTCATCTATTTCTGAATAAAATGGATTTCATTACTTACGAAGCATATTGTGAATTGATCAAGTCGGGATTATTAAGGTTTAGTGTTAATAAAACTAAAGTAGATGAAAGGTCTTATTACTGGACTTATTTGGGAAATGCAGTTTTGTTCTCTCTTGATATTATATCCGAAGAAATATTACTTAAGAGAGTAAAAGAATATCATGATCATGAGAAGAATGGAAGATTCTTGGTTGTAAAAAATGAACTTTCATTTCAAATCCCTGAATTAAATAAAAATGAATAAAATCGAATTCCAATTCATCGGCACCATCCATTCCCCTTTCCAAGAACCAAAAGGAATGCCGATCCAACCTGTCGGAGCAAAAGGAATAAAAGGAACAGTCGAAGTTTTCCCGGAATTTCAAGAAGGATTACTTGATTTAGATGGTTTTTCACATATTATCCTTTTGTATCATTTACATTTATCAAAAGGATTTAATTTAAAGGTTTATCCATTCCTGGAAAATAAACTTCGAGGAGTTTTTTCCACTCGCGCTCCTCATCGCCCAAATCAAATCGGTTTGTCGATTGTGCGCTTGATCAAAATTGAAAAGAACATAATTCATATCGAAAATATCGATGTTATCGATGAAACTCCGCTTCTCGATATCAAACCATTCGTGCCGAAATTTGATTGTTTTGATATCGATGAGAATGTAAAGTATGGTTGGCTGAAAAATAGAGTTGAGAAAGCAAACAACCATAAATCGGATGAGAGATTTGTAACTCAAACCTCTGGTTTGAGATAGTAAATCGATTTTCATAATTCGATTGAACGAGATACAATCTCGTTGTACAATATGAACAAAATAAAAATATTATCAGAAGAAGTTGCGAATAGAATTGCAGCCGGTGAAGTCATTGAGCGTCCTGTTTCAGTTGTCAAAGAATTAGTGGAAAATTCGATCGATGCCGGAGCGACAAAGATAATCGTTTTCATCGAGAATGGCGGGAAAAAATTGATCCAGGTTGTCGATAATGGTTATGGAATGTCGGAAGATGATGCTCTTACCAGTTTTGAAAGACATGCGACCAGCAAGATCAGAACAGTTACAGATATTTTTAATATATCCTCTCTCGGTTTTCGGGGTGAAGCTCTTCCCAGTATTGCTTCTGTCAGCCAGTTGACATTGATCACCCGCGAGAAAGAATCCGACATTGCTGTCAAAATCGATTTCCACTCCGGTCGTCTGGTTGATGTTTCCAAAACTTCAGCAAATGTGGGCACAACTATTTCCGTGAGAAAACTTTTCAGCAATGTTCCGGCTCGTAAGAAATTCCTCAAATCTGATCAAGTAGAATTCAAGCATATTTTGAATTATATTCATTACCAATCGATACTTTAT is part of the Candidatus Cloacimonadota bacterium genome and encodes:
- the tsaA gene encoding tRNA (N6-threonylcarbamoyladenosine(37)-N6)-methyltransferase TrmO, translating into MNKIEFQFIGTIHSPFQEPKGMPIQPVGAKGIKGTVEVFPEFQEGLLDLDGFSHIILLYHLHLSKGFNLKVYPFLENKLRGVFSTRAPHRPNQIGLSIVRLIKIEKNIIHIENIDVIDETPLLDIKPFVPKFDCFDIDENVKYGWLKNRVEKANNHKSDERFVTQTSGLR